The nucleotide sequence TATAAGCACTTAATTTGATATCCTCATTCTCAAAGTACAGACTGATCTGGTTGTACTCCCTTTCCACTACCTCAGCAATATCAAAAGGCAACCTTCTTCTCCCTCTAAACACAAAACCTCCACCACAGGTTTTATACCTTGGCAATTGTTCTTTTTCTATCAAAACAGTTGAAATCCCCTTTTTTGCAAGGTTATAGGCCGCAGATGCTCCAGCAGGACCACTGCCTATGACGGCAACATCAAATAATTCCATTATGTAAGTTATCAGTGAGTTGGTTCTATAAGAGCGTAAAATAAACGAAAATTGACAGATAAAACCCTATAAAACACCGATTTTATACGCTACTAAATCAATGTATCATTATATTCCCCTCAATTCACAGGTGTTTGGCCCTTTTATCCACCAATATAGGAATAGCCATGGCTATACTATAGATTCCAATAAAACCTTGTAATTTTGAATGATCAAAATTGAATTCCAAAACGGAAACCTTATCATGAATAACAGACAGCTCTTCCTATCGCATCTTGCCCAAACCACCGATTTTCCCTTATTAATCGAGGTTGAAAAAGCAGAGGGAGTTTACTTATATGGTCCCAAAGGAGAAAGATACATAGACTTGATCTCTGGTATTGGTGTTAGTAATGTCGGTCACCGCCATCCCAAAGTTTTGACGGCGATTCAAGCCCAACTGGATAAATACCTTCACTTAATGGTGTATGGAGAATATGTACAGTCTCCACAAACATTATTGGCCAAGGCCCTTGCTGATACCTTACCCAAAAACCTTGATAACATTTATCTGGTCAACAGTGGCAGTGAAGCAGTTGAAGGAGCTTTAAAGTTGGCCAAAAGATATACCGGCAGAAGAGAAATAATCAGTTGCGTCAATGCCTATCACGGCTCATCCCATGGCGCCTTATCTGTTGGGGGAAATGAAATCTTCAAAAGGGCCTATCGTCCCCTATTGCCAGGAGTAAGCCATGTAAACTTTGGACAGGTGGAAGATCTGTCAAAGATCACAGAAGATACTGCTGCGATCATCGTAGAAACCGTTCAGGGAGAAGCTGGAATTCGGGTAGGATCAAAGGCCTATTTCCAAGCCTTGAGACATCGTTGTCATGAAACTGGTACCCTATTGATTTTGGATGAAATACAAGCTGGTTTTGGTAGAACCGGAAAGTTTTGGGCTTTTGAGCATTATGATATTCAGCCAGACATCGTGGTTTGTGCCAAAGGAATGGGTGGAGGCATGCCCATAGGTGCATTTATTTCCTCACAAGCGATCATGGCGGTTTTCAAAAACAATCCTCTTCTGGGACATATTACCACTTTTGGAGGTCACCCTGTGAGTTGTGCAGCTTCCCTGGCCACTATTGAAGTCCTACAAACGGAAAACCTGATCAATCAGGTTGAACACAAAGCTCACCTATTTAAAAAGCTACTTAAACACAAAAAAATCAAGGAAATTAGGAACAAAGGACTAATGATGGCGGTGGAATTCGAGGACTTTGATACCCTAAAACCTATTATAGACCGTGCCATTGAATTGGGAATTATTACGGACTGGTTTCTCTTCTGCGAAGATAGCATGAGGCTGGCTCCTCCCCTCACCATCACGGATGATGAAATCCGTCGGGCATGTGATGTCATCCTTCAATCCATAGAAGAGAATAGTTAATGATCTAATTGAATTTTTCTACACTTAAATTCAGTCAAATAAACCTATAATGAAATATATTCTCTTTTTGTTTTGTCTTTTGAGCAGCGCTGTGATTGTCCAAGGACAAGATCAGACTCCAAAAGACCAAGTTTCGATCACTTCCTTAAATAAAAGGACAAGAGTGAGCACCAATGAAAATGGTAAACTACAGGTAAATGTTTCCCCAAAGAATATCCTGAAATTCAAAGCCCAGGGATGGGTAAATTATGGTGATTTCGGGGCCAAAGGCAATGGAAAAGCCGATGATATGAACGCTATTGCGGCTGCCCATGCTTTTGCTAACCTACATGACTTGAAGGTCCAGGCCGAAAAGGGAGCCTCCTATTATATAGGAGGAAAAGAACGGACAGCCATTATCCAAACGGATACGGATTTCGGTACAGCAGAATTTATCATCGACGATACCAAAGTAGAAAACCGGAACGCTTCCATTTTCATGGTCAGTTCCAGTTTACAAGCCTACCAACTTGATGGGATCACTTCGCTGAAAAGAAATCAGGAAAAGATAGATCTCAGCCTTTCCCAACCATCTCTAATTACAGTTGCTAATTCCAATGTCAAACATTATATCCGCTATGGGCTCAACCAAAACGATGGACATGCGCAGACGGATATCTTTGTGGTGGATAAAAAGGGCCATGTAGATATGAACGCTCCAATTATTTGGGACTTTGACCAGATTACAGACATCAAGGTGCTGCCCATGGACCAAAGCACCCTAACTATCACGGGAGGGCGCTTTACCACTATTGCCAATCAAGCCGAATCGAAATACACCTATTATAGTCGAAATATTGCAATCCGTAGATCGAACGTGATCATAGAGGGATTGAAACACCGTGTCCAAGGTGAAGGAGAACACGGAGCTCCTTATGGTGGTTTCATCAATATCCGGGATTGCGCCAATGTAAAAGTTAAAAACAGCCTGTTGACTGGCCACAAAACCTATAAAACCATAGGCAATGCAGGAAAGCCTGTGTCCATGGGGACTTATGATATCAGCGTCAATCGTTCCCTTAATATCAGCTTTGAGAATTGTCGACAGACCAATGACATCAATGACCGTAGCTATTGGGGCATTATGGGCTCGAACTACAGTAAAAACCTAGTATACGATAATTGTACCTTTTCACGTTTTGATGCCCATATGGGCGTGGCCAATGCCACTATCCGTAACTCCACCCTAGGACATATGGGCATCAATGCCATTGGTAGTGGTACCCTTTTGGTCGAAAATACCACAGTGTATGGAAGGAGCTTGATCAACCTGCGCTCTGATTATGGCAGTACCTGGCAAGGGGAATTCATTATTCGTGACTGTACTTTTATCCCTTCAAATGGAAAGCCCAATAGTGCCAACCTGATCAATGGGTCCTATTCGGGGCAACATGATTTCGGTTATACCTGTTATATGCCCGAAAAGATCATCATAGAAAATCTCCGCATCGAAGATGCTAATCATACAGATGAATATCAAGGTCCTGCCATTTTCTCCAATATCAATCCCAAAATGACAGATGATAACTATCAAGAGAAATATCCATATGTCATCACCAAAAAAGTAATTATTAAGAATGTAAATACTTCCAGCGGTAAAAAATTAAGGTTAAGTGACAATCCCTTTATGTTTCAGAAAGTGACTGTTATTTCTGATTAGATTACCATAGTCAGTCCATTTCTTCAAAAATTAAAACATCCCCATCCAAAGGAAGGGGATTTGTGATAACCCCTGTAAGGGGGTAAAACTGCCCTTGCCCCCTGAGGAGGCAAGGGAGGTGTTGTCCCCTATGTTAAACTTTATTTACTTTTCAAACTTCTTTTCTTGCTTTTCCTGATATTCCACATATCGTCTGATCATTTCCGAATCAAGACCTATCGTATCTACACAGTAGCCCTTGGCCCAAAAGTGATTGCCCCAATAGGGGCGCTGCTTCAACTCCTTGAACCTACCAAAAACCCTTATTGCAGTACGTCCTTTTAGCACACCTACAATTTCTGATATGGATACTTTTGGCGGTACCTCGATAATCAGGTGAACATGGTCCTCCTAAACATTTAATGCTTCTATCTTGCAACGCTTTTGCTCGCTGAACAGATGAATGCAGGTTTCTACCTCTTCCTTTATTGTGCCCTTAAGCACTTTATACCTATATTTAGGCGTCCAAACTATATGGTACTTACAATGCCAAATGGCATGAGATAATCTATTGAATCGACTCATTTGGTTACTTTCTTTTGTTGTGGGGACAACATCTTGAAAGTTAACCTTGAGTCGGTTTTTAGGCAAACCCGTGAAACGGTCTCTGACCACGTTCACAGAACGTGGATTTCTAAGTGTATATTAAAGTAAAACAATCCCTATTTTGAAAATTATCAATGCCTAAACTCCCTGAACGATGTGACCTGAACATTTGTTAATCCTAAATCTCATTTAAGGGACAATTACCAGGATCAGCTATTTTTGATGCACTGACATCGGCTTTTATTAAAAAGGAATGAATGAAATAAAATTAGGTTTAAAGGAAAACTGGAAACAGTTTACACTATTGGTAATTATCAATGCCTTTGTAGGAGGCATGATTGGACTTGAGCGATCCATCCTACCCCAGCTTGCTGAAGAAGAATTCAGCATTTCTACCAACACCGCACTTTTTTCCTTTATCATTGCCTTTGGGCTTACCAAGGCCATCTGTAACTATTTTACAGGAAGGTGGGCCAATCTCATAGGTCGAAAAAACTTATTGGTTATCGGCTGGCTATTTGCCCTCCCGGTTCCATTTATTTTGATCTATGCACAAAATTGGAACTGGATCATATTTGCCAATCTTCTTCTTGGTATCAATCAAGGTCTAGCCTGGAGCATGGCCGTGGTAATGAAAATTGACCTCGTTGGAAATAAAAAAAGGGGGCTTGCTATCGGTATCAATGAGTTTTCTGGTTATGCCGCTGTTGGCATGGTCGCCTTTTTGACGGGCTATATCGCCAACACCTATGGAGTAAGACCTTATCCATTTTATTTGGGTATTGCATTCTCCATCTTGGGCCTTCTTTTCTCTTTCTTTTTTATCAAGGACACCAAGCACCATGTTTCCAATGAGGGCACCAAAAGCAATATTCCGATTCTCAAAAAAGTATTTCTCAACACCTCTTTTACCCACAAATCCTTAAGTGGCATCACACAAGCAGGCTTGGTGAATAACCTTAACGATGGCATGATTTGGGGCTTATTGCCACTTATATTATTGAATAAAAATTTTTCTGCCACAGATATTGGCATACTCACTGCTGTTTACCCTAGCGTTTGGGGATTAAGCCAATTGTTTACAGGCAGGCTATCTGACCTTTACTCAAAAAAAATGTTGCTTTTTTACGGTATGCTTTTACAAGCGGCAGCTATTATTACCTTAATATGGGCAAACAGCTTCAGCCAATTTGCGATCATTACGATCGTTTTAGGCTTAGGTACTGCTTTGGTCTACCCTACTTTTATCAATGCCATTTCGGATTTTACCCATCCCAGTCAAAGGGCTGAAAGTTTGGGCACATTTAGGTTTTGGAGAGACATGGGCTATGCGGGAGGAGCATTAGTAACCGGCATCACTGCAGACAGCCTAGGCATCAACGCTTCCATTATTTCCATTGGAATAATAACAGGTCTATCTGCTTTAGTCATTTTAAAAAGGGTTCGTGATGTCCGGCAATAACTATTCTAACCAACTTATTCAAAACTCTTTGCACAGATTACATCAGTCGAATGAAGGAAGATTATGCAAAACTACAATTGGTAAGTGGGGAAATTTCCAATTAGCATTTTACTGAATGTCCCATGGCCTTTCGGCTTTGGTCAGTTTCAACGAGCACTCTGAAAACCGTTTTGTGCCAATAGCACCTTAAATACCAAAAAACATCGCATATTATAACAAAGACTTTTATCTCACACAAATAAAATGAGCTGTCCATTAATGAATATTTTTTTACATTTAAAGTAAAGAAATACTCAAAAACACAAGTACCATGAACGCAGAAGTTGATTTCTTTTTTGAAAAGGCCCAAAATTGGCAAAATGAATTCAAACAGTTAAGGTCCATTGTCTCAGACTGTGGGTTGTCAGAAGAGCTCAAATGGGGCAAGCCCTGTTACACCTATAAATCTAAAAACATACTACTTATCCATGGATTTAAAACATATTGCGCACTACTTTTCCATAAGGGAGCACTATTAAAGGATGAAGAAAATCTGCTGATCCAACAAACAGAAAATGTACAGGCAGCGAGGCAAATCCGCTTTACTAGCAATGCAGAAATTGTCCAACTGACCTCCTCTATCAAAGCCTATATTTATGAAGCCATAGAAGTAGAAAAGGCAGGCCTTCATGTAGCATTAAAAAAGACCACTGAATATACTGTCCCGGATGAGTTACAAAAAATACTAGAAGAAAACCATGATTTCAAAACTGCTTTTGAGGCACTGACTCCAGGAAGACAAAGAGGCTACTTATTGCATTTCTCCCAAGCCAAGCAATCAAAAACCAGATTGGCTAGAATTGAAAAATGTATGCCCAAAATCTTCGAGGGCAAAGGATACAATGATCGCTAAAATTGAAATTAAGTGAATAATAAAATAGACAATTACCTAAGTGAAGGTTGTGGAAGATGTGTTTTGGGAGGAACTCCAGAATGTAAGGTTCATAAGTGGACCAAGGAACTGTTACAGCTGAGAAGGATAGTTTTAGATTGTGGATTAACTGAAGAATTGAAGTGGTCGGTTCCATGTTATACACACAAAAAGAAAAATATATTGATTATCAGCGCCTTTAAAGATTATGCAGCCCTGAGTTTTTTTAAGGGAGCATTATTGCAGGACCGAGCCAAGTTATTGGAAAAACCAGGGGATAATTCACAGGCTGGACGGCTGATAAAATTTAAAGACTTCAAGAAAATATTGGAAAATGAGCCGAGGTTAAAAGCCTATATATTTGAGGCTATAGAGGTGGAAAATGAAGGATTGGAAGTACCTAAGAAAACAATCTCTGAATATCATGTGCCAGAAGAGCTAGAAAAGATGTTGCAAGACAATCCTGATTTCAAAGCTGCTTTTGAGGCACTGACACCAGGAAGACAAAAAGGCTATTTATTACATTTCTCCCAAGCCAAGCAATCAAAAACCAGATTGGCCAGAATTGAAAAATGTATGCCCAAAATATATGAAGGTAAAGGTTTCAATGACAAATAGTAAAATCAAAATCCCCTTACACATTAACCTCCAGTTTCAATAATCATAAAAACAACTTCACCACATCTCAATTATATGAAAAAAACGCTTCTATTCCTCTGCTTAACTTGCCTTTTATGTTCTTGCACTAAAACTGATTCTCCTACTCTCCAAGTCAATCCTACCCCTATAAATGCTAAAATAGAAGGCAATATTTTAACTGGTCCATCAATATTGAATGACGCGAACCGTTTTGTTTGGGGAGGAAGTGTCGTTAAAGGTGAAGACCAAAAATACCATATGCTGTACGCTACTTGGGAAAGTGGTGATAGCATCCCACCATTCTCTGAATCATGGGTTTTACACTCAAAAATAGCCTATGCTGTCTCCGATTACCCTGACCGCGATTTCAAGTTCCAAGGCATCGTACTTACGGGCAGATCCATAGATGGAGACTCCACCGAATGGGATGCCCAGATGGTACACAATCCCCATATCAAACAATTTAATGGAAAATATTATCTCTATTATATCGGCTCAAAAGATCCTGGCATCCAGCCCAAAGGATCCAAAGGGGAGAATGTTGACTGGCGTAATAGAGTTCAACAAAATCAATGCATAGGTGTTATTGAGTTTGACAGTTTTGAAGACCTATTAAAAGGTAATTTCAAAAGATCCAACACCCCACTTTTATCACCAAGGACCAGGGTAAAACCTGACAATATCGTTAAACCTTCTCCAGAAGGCACCTCTCCTAAGCCCGATAATATCATAGTTGTCAACCCATCAGTTGTTCAAAGACCTTCAGACGGCAAATACCTATTATTTTTCAAAGGCAATTTTTATAATCCCAACTGGAGAGGAGTGCATGGTGTAGCCATTGGGGATTCTCCTACAGGCCCTTTTAAGGCTTTAGACAGTTTTGTGTTCGATATTTACAATGAAGACGGCACTATTGCAAGCGGGGAAGACCCTTATGTTTGGTATCACAACAAACACGAGAAATTCTACGTGGTCTTAAAGGATTTTACGGGAAAAATCACCGCTGGACAACCTGGACTGGCCCTTCTGGAATCCAATGATGGTATCAAATGGACCAAACCAGAGAGATCTTTTTTTATGAAGAAAGAAGTGATTTTAAATAATGGAGATACCCTGCATATGGACCGA is from Echinicola marina and encodes:
- a CDS encoding aspartate aminotransferase family protein, coding for MNNRQLFLSHLAQTTDFPLLIEVEKAEGVYLYGPKGERYIDLISGIGVSNVGHRHPKVLTAIQAQLDKYLHLMVYGEYVQSPQTLLAKALADTLPKNLDNIYLVNSGSEAVEGALKLAKRYTGRREIISCVNAYHGSSHGALSVGGNEIFKRAYRPLLPGVSHVNFGQVEDLSKITEDTAAIIVETVQGEAGIRVGSKAYFQALRHRCHETGTLLILDEIQAGFGRTGKFWAFEHYDIQPDIVVCAKGMGGGMPIGAFISSQAIMAVFKNNPLLGHITTFGGHPVSCAASLATIEVLQTENLINQVEHKAHLFKKLLKHKKIKEIRNKGLMMAVEFEDFDTLKPIIDRAIELGIITDWFLFCEDSMRLAPPLTITDDEIRRACDVILQSIEENS
- a CDS encoding MFS transporter — encoded protein: MNEIKLGLKENWKQFTLLVIINAFVGGMIGLERSILPQLAEEEFSISTNTALFSFIIAFGLTKAICNYFTGRWANLIGRKNLLVIGWLFALPVPFILIYAQNWNWIIFANLLLGINQGLAWSMAVVMKIDLVGNKKRGLAIGINEFSGYAAVGMVAFLTGYIANTYGVRPYPFYLGIAFSILGLLFSFFFIKDTKHHVSNEGTKSNIPILKKVFLNTSFTHKSLSGITQAGLVNNLNDGMIWGLLPLILLNKNFSATDIGILTAVYPSVWGLSQLFTGRLSDLYSKKMLLFYGMLLQAAAIITLIWANSFSQFAIITIVLGLGTALVYPTFINAISDFTHPSQRAESLGTFRFWRDMGYAGGALVTGITADSLGINASIISIGIITGLSALVILKRVRDVRQ
- a CDS encoding YdeI/OmpD-associated family protein, with translation MNAEVDFFFEKAQNWQNEFKQLRSIVSDCGLSEELKWGKPCYTYKSKNILLIHGFKTYCALLFHKGALLKDEENLLIQQTENVQAARQIRFTSNAEIVQLTSSIKAYIYEAIEVEKAGLHVALKKTTEYTVPDELQKILEENHDFKTAFEALTPGRQRGYLLHFSQAKQSKTRLARIEKCMPKIFEGKGYNDR
- a CDS encoding YdeI/OmpD-associated family protein; the encoded protein is MNNKIDNYLSEGCGRCVLGGTPECKVHKWTKELLQLRRIVLDCGLTEELKWSVPCYTHKKKNILIISAFKDYAALSFFKGALLQDRAKLLEKPGDNSQAGRLIKFKDFKKILENEPRLKAYIFEAIEVENEGLEVPKKTISEYHVPEELEKMLQDNPDFKAAFEALTPGRQKGYLLHFSQAKQSKTRLARIEKCMPKIYEGKGFNDK
- a CDS encoding glycoside hydrolase family protein; this translates as MNDANRFVWGGSVVKGEDQKYHMLYATWESGDSIPPFSESWVLHSKIAYAVSDYPDRDFKFQGIVLTGRSIDGDSTEWDAQMVHNPHIKQFNGKYYLYYIGSKDPGIQPKGSKGENVDWRNRVQQNQCIGVIEFDSFEDLLKGNFKRSNTPLLSPRTRVKPDNIVKPSPEGTSPKPDNIIVVNPSVVQRPSDGKYLLFFKGNFYNPNWRGVHGVAIGDSPTGPFKALDSFVFDIYNEDGTIASGEDPYVWYHNKHEKFYVVLKDFTGKITAGQPGLALLESNDGIKWTKPERSFFMKKEVILNNGDTLHMDRLERPQLLIDEKGNPKVLYSAGAITNVNTRTDGSSFNVHIPLKVNEE